Within the Roseicitreum antarcticum genome, the region AAGGTGCCCGGGCCGATGGGCTGCCCGGTCAGGCGGGGAAAGCCGCTGGCGGTCCAGACGACCCACAGACCGCAGATGATCAGCATGGCGCCAATGATGCTGTCGTGGAATTTCATGCCGTCAGCCTCCCCCTTCTATCCGGTCTGAAGATGCACGGTCTGCCCGGCGCAGGCTATATCCCTGCGCCGGGCGGGTCGTGCTATTGCGCCGACAGACCGACGGCGCGCAACGTGTCGCCCAGTGCGGCATCCGAGTTGCGCATGAAGGCTTCGAAATCAGCGCCGGTCGTCCATTGCATCGCGTAGCCCCGGCCGCTCATGAAGCTGGTGTATTCTGGGTCTTGCAACACCTCGCCCAGAACCGAAGTGATTTGTTCTGCGACGTCGGGCGCCAGACCTGCGGGGGCGACCAGCCCGCGCCAGGATCCCAGCGCGAATTCATGCCCGGAGGCTTCGGTGAAGGTCGGCACATCGGGGGCGATGTCCAGCCGGGCATCCGAGAACACGGCCAGGGGACGGATCAGTCCGGCCTCCATCAGGGCGGCGGCTTCGGGCAGCGATGCGGTCGCTACCTCGACACCACCGGCGGCCAGATCCTGCAACCCGGGGGCGGCACCCTCGGACGGGACCCAAGCCACCCGCCCGGCAGGCATTCCCGCCGCCATCAGCATGCCCGCCAGTGCCAGATGGTTCACCCCACCCTGTGCCGAACCCGAGGCCTTGAATTCGCGGTCCGGCGCAGCCTCCAACGCGGCCAAGAGCGATCCGATGTCAGTGTGATCGCTGCGGGTGTTCACGAACACCGCCGCAGGGTCTGAATTGTAAAGCCCAAGCGGCGTGTAGGCGGTATGGTCCAGGTCGGTCAGCCCAAGGTTGTGCATTGTGCCGATTTCCAGCGTCGCGACACCGATGGTCTGGCCGTCCGGCGCTGCGCTGGCGATGGCGGCATGGCCGATGACCCCGGACCCACCAGTGCGGTTTTCCACCGCGACAGGCACGCCGATGCGTTCTTCCAGCAGCGCGCCGATCATCCGGGCAGTTGCGTCGGTACCGCCACCTGCGCCCCAGGGCACGATCAGCGTTACCCGACCATCGGGCCAGTCTTGCGCCACGGCGGGCGCTGCAACGGTGCTGAGCAGGGCGGCGAAACCCGCAATCATCTTACGTTTTGTGAGTAGCATCTTAGTCTCCTCCTTCGGGTAAATGCCTGTGCAAGCTCTCCTCCGGCACGGGCGGGCGATCAGGGTGATCCGTCGAAAATCTTGGTGGGGTTCATGAGGTCCTGCGGGTCCAGCGCGGCCTTCATGTGGCGCATCAGGTCCATTTCGGCAGGTCCCCGGCTGAGCGGCAGGTAGGGTTTTTTCAGCGTCCCGATACCGTGTTCGGCCGATACGGTGCCCTTCATTTCGCCGATGATGCCATAGACGATGCGGCTGGCTTCAGGCAGAGGCTGCGGGTCGGCACCGGGGCGCCAGGCCACGACATGCAGGTTGCCGTCGCCGACATGGCCGTAATAGACCGACTGGCAACCGATCTGATCCGCCAGCGCGGCCTTGGCGCGCGCCGCGAAAGCGTCCATCTGGCTGACCGGCAGCCCAACGTCGAAACTAATGTGCGGGCCGATGACCGTCGGGTGTGCGAACTCGGCTGCCGCGTCCCGGGTGGCCCAGAAGGCCCCGATATCGCCCAGGCTTTGCGCAACGGCACCGTCTTGTACGAGGTCTTTTTCCATCAGGTCTTCCAGCAGGCTTTCAAACCGCGCGCCGTCGATGACATGATCGAGGCCCTGCATCTCGATCAAGATGGCGTGGCTGCCGCCCGCGATCTCAACCGGCGCGCGCACGCCGGGCACCCGTGTCGTGGCCTGAAGCCAGTAGTCGGACCACATGACCTCGAACGCGGACAACAGCGGCCCCAGCCGCTGCCGCGCTGCGGCCAGCACGGCCAGCACCGCGTCATAGTCACGTGCGACGCACAGTGCCGCGCTGGTGCAGCCGGGCTGCGGATAGAGGCGCAGCACGGCCCGAGTCACCACGCCCAGCGTGCCTTCGGCGCCGATGAAAAGTTGCTTCAGGTCGTATCCGGCGTTGTTCTTGATCATCTTGTTGAGCATGGGCAGCACAGTCCCATCGGGCAGAACAACCTCCAGGCCCAGCACCAGATCGCGCGTCATGCCATAGCGGATGACGCGGTTCCCCCCGGCATTGGTCGCGATATTGCCGCCGATGGTGCACGACCCCCGTGCCCCCAGATCCAGCGGAAAGAACAGGCCCTGTTCCGCCGCCGCTTTCTGGATGGTTTCGAGCGGGGTACCGGCGAGGACCGTCATGGTCATGCCGTGGGGATCAATCGCTTCGACCCCCGACATGCGTTCCAGCGACAGCGCCACGCCGCCGTCAAGCGGGCGGGCCCCGCCACAAAGGCCAGTCATTCCGCCCTGCGGTGTGACCTGAATACCTTGTGCATGGCAATGGCGCAGGATCGCAACAACCTCGCTGGTCGAAGCGGGACGCAGCACGGCAAGCGGGTCGGCGGGGGGCAGAAAGCTCCAGTCCGTGCGGTTGCGCGCGGGCATGTCCGCCCCTTGCAGGCAGCCCGCAGGCCCCAGCACGCCGCGCAGTTCTGCCAGAAGATCCGCTTTCGTTGCCAAAGGCGCCATGATGTCCTCCCCCACCTTGTATGTTACATACATCAAGCTGAGGTACCTCACAACCTGTTTGTGAGGTTTTGGGAAGCGGCCCGACCGGATGGCGTCAGACGGCGTCAGACGGCGTGGCCCCTCCCCAAAGGGGCGGCAAGTGTCAGGCGCCGGTCACGCTGAGCGTGCGGGGCATTTCGCCCTGCGCCACCACATTTGGCGTCGCGACATCTGACATGAAGGGCACGACCGAAAAATCAGCCTGCGTGGCGATGACGGCCGTGTTGGGGGGCACTTCGGTCCAGCTGCCGCCGTCGCTGTCCAGCGGTTCAGACACGATCAACGTGCCTTCTGCCGATCGCTGGTAATACATCGACGGCGCAAAGGCATCCGAGGCATAGCGCGCCGCATAAAGGGTATGACCGTCTGACCAGCAGGACGTGAAGCGCATGCCGGGGGTGGCGCCGATCTCTGCCGCCATTCCTTCCAGCTGACGGACGGCGTGTGCCATTGCGTCCAGCGGGGACGCGTCCAGCCCCAGCCCCAGCGCGGTCAGGAACACCGCCTCGCTGTCGGTGGCGCC harbors:
- a CDS encoding Bug family tripartite tricarboxylate transporter substrate binding protein gives rise to the protein MLLTKRKMIAGFAALLSTVAAPAVAQDWPDGRVTLIVPWGAGGGTDATARMIGALLEERIGVPVAVENRTGGSGVIGHAAIASAAPDGQTIGVATLEIGTMHNLGLTDLDHTAYTPLGLYNSDPAAVFVNTRSDHTDIGSLLAALEAAPDREFKASGSAQGGVNHLALAGMLMAAGMPAGRVAWVPSEGAAPGLQDLAAGGVEVATASLPEAAALMEAGLIRPLAVFSDARLDIAPDVPTFTEASGHEFALGSWRGLVAPAGLAPDVAEQITSVLGEVLQDPEYTSFMSGRGYAMQWTTGADFEAFMRNSDAALGDTLRAVGLSAQ
- a CDS encoding FAD-binding oxidoreductase: MAPLATKADLLAELRGVLGPAGCLQGADMPARNRTDWSFLPPADPLAVLRPASTSEVVAILRHCHAQGIQVTPQGGMTGLCGGARPLDGGVALSLERMSGVEAIDPHGMTMTVLAGTPLETIQKAAAEQGLFFPLDLGARGSCTIGGNIATNAGGNRVIRYGMTRDLVLGLEVVLPDGTVLPMLNKMIKNNAGYDLKQLFIGAEGTLGVVTRAVLRLYPQPGCTSAALCVARDYDAVLAVLAAARQRLGPLLSAFEVMWSDYWLQATTRVPGVRAPVEIAGGSHAILIEMQGLDHVIDGARFESLLEDLMEKDLVQDGAVAQSLGDIGAFWATRDAAAEFAHPTVIGPHISFDVGLPVSQMDAFAARAKAALADQIGCQSVYYGHVGDGNLHVVAWRPGADPQPLPEASRIVYGIIGEMKGTVSAEHGIGTLKKPYLPLSRGPAEMDLMRHMKAALDPQDLMNPTKIFDGSP
- a CDS encoding class II glutamine amidotransferase, coding for MCRWVAWLGKPVFMEDLISRPEHSLIHQSRDAHCCKTAINADGVGVAWYGARPEPGIYKDTRPAWSDPNLLQIARQIAAPVFLAHVRASTGSATSYNNCHPFAVGRWSFMHNGMVGGFGKLRRRAEMGIDEDIYAHRYGATDSEAVFLTALGLGLDASPLDAMAHAVRQLEGMAAEIGATPGMRFTSCWSDGHTLYAARYASDAFAPSMYYQRSAEGTLIVSEPLDSDGGSWTEVPPNTAVIATQADFSVVPFMSDVATPNVVAQGEMPRTLSVTGA